GCCTCACCGCCGATGTTCCGCTCGCCGTGGCTGGACCGCTTCACCCGGGTGCACCCGGTGGTCCCGGTCCTGCTGTTCCTGCCCGCGATCGCCGTGCTCGCGGTGACCGGCGCCGGTCGCGTCGGCACGGGCGAGGCGCTCGCCTGGGCGGCGGGGGGCTACGTCTTCTGGACGCTGACGGAGTACTGGCTGCACCGCGCGGTCTTCCACTTCGAGCCCGAGCAGGGCATCGGGGCGCGCCTGCACTGGATGATCCACGGTGTCCACCACGACCACCCGAACGACCCCCTGCGGCTGGTGATGCCGCCGTCGGCGTCTGTCCCGCTGGCGCTGGGCTTCCTGGGGCTCTTCTGGGCGGTCCTCGGCTACGACGTCGCGCTGGCGTTCGGCGCCGGGTTCCTGGGCGGCTACCTGCTCTACGACATGCTCCACTTCCACGTGCACCACCACACGCCGCGCACGGCGATGGGGCGCAAGCTGCGCGAGTGGCACATGCGCCACCACTTCCAGGACGACGAGCGGGCCTTCGGGATCAGCGCGCCGTACTGGGACTGGGTGTTCGGGACCCCGCCCCGGTCGGGCGGCAACCGCCAGCTGGACGAGCAGCAGCCGGCCTAGCGCGTCCGGTCCGACCGCGGCATCAGCGCCTGCGTCCGTCAGGCCGATGTGCCAGGGTGCTTGGCGGTGAGCGACGCGCAGGAAGAGCCCGAGGTCGTCGACGCGGAGGTCGTGCCGCTGCGGCGCGTCCCGGCCGTCGCCGAGCCCGCGCCCGAGCGCTCGCGCGCGCTCCTGCCCACCGCGCCCGTCGCCGTCCAGGCCGCGGCCGTGGCGGCCACCGGCTTCGTCGCGGGCGCCGCGACGCTCGCCGTCGCGAGGCGCGTCAGCGCCCGCCGCTCGGCCAAGGTCGCGCCCCGCCGGCGCACCGCGGGCGGCCTGCCCGTGCTGGCCAGCCGGTCCTTCCTCGTCGACGTCCACCTGCTGGACCGGTGAGCGCCGTGCCGGCGCCCGCCGCGGTGGCGGGCGTCGAGGTCCGGCGGGAGGTCGTCCCGCCGTGGCCGTTCCGCCTGCCGCGCGGGGGGATGGACGGCGTGCTGCGCCGCCACGGCCAGGTGCTCGAGCGGCTGCTGCACGTCGACGGCGAGCCCGCGGTGGTGCGGGTGGCCCAGCCCTCGGCGACGCGCGTCGTCCTCGGGGCCCGCGCCGCGCGCGAGGACCTCGCCGAGGAGGCGATCGCGCGCATGCGCTTCGCCCTGGGCGTCGACGACGACCTGCGCCCGTTCCACGACCGCTTCCGCGACGACCCGCTGATCGGCGCGTCGGTCCGCCGCCGGCCGTGGTTGCGCATCCGCCGCCGGCCCGAGCCGTTCGAGGCGCTGGCCTGGGCGGTGACCGAGCAGCTCATCGAGACGGTGCGGGCGTTCGCGATCCAGCGGCGCATCGTGCGCGCGCTGGGCCCCACGGCGCTGGGCTGGGACGGCGCGACGGTGCTGCGCGACGTGCCGTCGCCGGCGGCGATCGCGGGCTGCGCGCCGGCGCTCCTGGAGTCCTTCGACCTCGCGGCGAGCCGGTCGCTCGCGCTGTGCCGCGCCGCGCGCGAGGTGGCTCGCGGGCGCGTGGACCTCCGCGATCCCGACCACGAGCGCGGCTGGCGGCGGCTCACGGCGATCCCTGGGATCGGCCAGTGGACCGTCGACGTCCTGGCCCTGCACGGGCAGGGCCGGCTCGACGTCATCCCCGCCGGGGACCTGGGCTACCTCAAGTGGATCGGTCGGGTGCAGTCCGGCGGGGACCCGAAGGCGGTGGGCGAGGAGGCCGACGTCCGCGCGCTCTTCGCCCGCTACGACGGCTGGGCCGGCCTCGCCGGAGCCCACGCCCTGGTGGACGCGAGCCCGGCGGCCAACGTCTCGGCCGGGCCTCAGATCCCGCCCCCGGGCAGGAACTCGTTGGTCAGCGCGGTCGGCTCGGCGGGTCGGTCGAGCAGGTCGTTGTCGAGCATCCAGCGCCCGTAGCGCTCCCAGGCCACCGGGTCCTGCCAGCCCCATGGGCGCTGGTCGTCCTCGGGGAAGAAGAGCGGGACGGTGCGCCTGACCTGCTCCTCGACGACGTCGCGCTCGAGGTCGGGCTCGGCGTCCACCAGCGCGTCCACGCCGACGGCGGGGTCGTCCTGCAGGCGCTCGTGGCCACGGGCGAGCCCCTGGAGCATGCGTCGCACGAGCTTGCCGCGGTCGCGGACGGTCGTGGTCGAGGCGACGATGACGAGCTCGTCGTACTCGGGCACGCCGACCTCCTCGAGGCGGATGACCTGCGGGTCGCGCTTGCGGCGATCGAGCTCGACGCCCTCGACGTTCCAGAACGCGCCGAGCGTCGCGTCGACCTTCTTGGAGAGCATCGCCGGGACGAGGTTGAAGCCGACGTTGACCGTCTCCACATCGCTCGAGGGGATGTCCGCCTCGCGCAGGATCGTCCTGAGGTACGCGTCCTGGTAGGGGATGCCGGCGGTGCCGACGCGCTTGCCGCGCAGGTCCTCGACGCGCTTGACGCCCGAGCCCTTGACGGACATGAGCGACGTGAGCGGCTTCTGGACCAGCGCGCCGACGGCGGCGACGGGCAGCCCCTTGTCGCGGGCGAGCAGGACCTCGGGCTCGTAGGAGATGGCGAAGTCGACCTTGCCGGCGGCCACGAGCTTGAGCGGCGCGGCGGGGTCCGACGGCGTCTGCAGCCGGAGGTCGACGCCGGCGCGGCGCAGGTCGCCCGCGGCCCTCGCGGCGTAGATCCCCGCGTGGTCGGCGTTGGGCAGGTAGTCGAGCATGAGCGTCGCGCGCTCGGCGGGCGGCGGCGCCTCGGTGCCCGAGGCCTCCTTCTTCTCGCCGCAGGCGCTCAGGCCGAGGGCGGCGACGGCGGCCAGCGCGGCGGTCAGGGTCCGGGTCATCGGGGCAGGGGGTCCTTCCGGGGTCGGTTCCAGGGGGCGAGCCGGCGCTCGGCGAGGCCGAGCAGGGCGAAGCAGAGGACGGCGAGGGCGGCGAGCAGGACGACCGCGGCCCACGCACGGGCGGTCTCGAGCTGGGGGATGGACTGCAGGAGCTGGTTGCCCAGCCCCTCGCTGGACCCCGCGTACTCGGCGAAGACGGCGGCGATGCCGCCGATGGCGACGGCGATCCGGGCGCCGCTCAGCGCCGCGGGCAGGGCGGCGGGCAGCTCGGCGAAGCGGAACGTCTGCCAGCGGCTGGCGCCGAGGGTGCGCAGCAGCTTGCGCTGCTCGGCGTCGACGCGGGCGAGGCCGTCGAGCGTCGTGACGACGATGGGGAAGAAGCAGACGAGCGCGACGATCAGGAGCTTCGGCAGCATCCCGAAGCCGAACCAGGCGGCGAGCAGGGGCGCGATGGTGACGATCGGGATCGCCTGGGTCCCGACGGCCAGCGGGTAGAGCGCGGCACGCAGGACGGCGCTGAAGTGCATGGCGATCGCGAGCGCGAGGGCGGCGGCGATGGCCAGCAGCAGGCCGAGGACGACCTCCTGGCCGGTGACGAGGAGGTCGTCCCAGAGCAGGCCGCGGTCGGTCCACAGCGCCTCGGCGACGGCGCTCGGCGCGGGGAGGATGAACTCGTCGAGCGAGCCGAGCTGGGCGTAGAGCTCCCAGGCGCCGACGAGGAGCGCGACGAGGACGAGCGGGGCGATGCCCCGGACGGTCACGCCCCACCTCCGCGCAGGGCGTCCAGCGCGAGGGCGCGGACGGCGACGACGTCCTGGCCGGTGGGGTGCCTGGGCCGCGCGCCGGGGACGGGCAGCTCGGCGACGACGCGGCCGGGGCGGGCGGAGAGGACGACGATGCGGTCGGCGAGGACCGCGGCCTCCTCGACGTCGTGGGTGACCAGCAGGACGGTGCGCGGCTCGCGCGCCAGCACGCCGGCCAGCCAGGCCTGGGCGTCGGCCCGGGTGATGGCGTCCAGCGCGCCGAAGGGCTCGTCGAGGCAGAGGACGGGCGCGCCGGACAGCAGGGTGCGCGCGACGGCGACCCGCTGGCGCATGCCGCCGCTGAGCTCGTGCGGGCGGGCGCGCTCGAAGCCGGCCAGGCCGAGCTCGGCCATCACGGGGTGGGCCTGGGCGCGGGCGGCGTCGCGCTTGGCGCCCTGCAGGCGCAGGGGCAGGGCGGCGTTGTCCAGCGCGTCCATCCACGGCAGCAGCAGGTCGCGCTGGGGCATGAGCACGGCGCGGGCGGCGCGGACCGTCCCGGCGTCGGGCTCCTGCAGGCCGCAGACGAGCTCGAGCAGCGTCGACTTGCCGCTGCCGCTGGGGCCGACGACGGCGACCACCTCGCGGGGCGCCGCGTGCAGGGACAGGCCGGCGAGCGCCTGCGTCGCGCCGAAGCTGCGGGCGACGCCGTCGAGCGCCACGCCCTCTTCGCTGTCGCGAGGCCCGCCCGTGGGGGCCTGCACCCTGGTCGCCATCACTCCCTCCGCGCGCATTACCGCACAGGTTCCGAGGGTCGGCGCCGGAGCTGCTGGGCGCCCTCTCAGCCGGCGTCCGCCAGCCCCCCTGTCTCGTCGAGTCGTCCTCCTGGACCCTACCTACCGCGCCCCGGGGAGGCCGAGCGCGCCGTCGTCCGTGCGCGGGTCGGCGGCCGCGACCCACGTGCGCCGCCCCGCGTCCCAGCCCGCGGCGTTGACCCGCGGGCGGTTGGCGTAGGGGCCGAGCTGGGTGAGCCTGTGGCCGCGGCGCTGGAGGTCGGCGAGGACGTCGTCGGTGACGCGGCCGTCCTCGATCTCGAGCGTGCCGGGCGCGGCGTCCCAGCGGGCGGCGTCCAGCGCCTGGTCGAGCGGGAGGCCGAACTCCAGCATGCCGAGGACGACGTTCAGGACGCCGCCGGGGATGCGGGCGCCGCCGGCGCCGCCGACCACGAGGACCGGGCGGCCGTCGCGCACGACGATGGTCGGGCTCATCGAGGACCGCGGCCGCTTGCCGGCGGCGGGCTCGTTCGCGGTGCCTGGGCCGGAGAAGTCGGTCATCTCGTTGTTGAGCAGGAAGCCGGTGCCGGGGGCCACCACGGCGCTGCCGAACTCCTGCTCGATCGTGCAGGTGAGCGCGACGGCGGCGCCGCGGCGGTCGACGACCGAGAGGTGGGTCGTCGAGCCCTCGAGCTTGAGGTCGACGCCGGCGCGGCGCTGGGCGCCGGCGACGCTGCCCGGCCCGTAGCTCTTGGCCCGCGTCGGGTCGACCTCCGTGCGGCGGGCCAGGCCGTAGGCGGGGTTCGTGAGCGCCGCCGTGGGCTGCGGGACGAAGGCCGGGTCGGCGACGTAGGCGCCGCGGTCGGCGAAGGCGATCTTCTGCGCCTCGGCGACGAGGTGGATCGTGGGGGCCGAGAGGCGGCCGGCGCCGGCGAGGTCGTCGTTGCGCAGGACGTTGAGCGCCTCGACGAGCGCGATGCCGCCCGAGGTGGGCGGGCCCATGGCGAAGACGTCCGCGCCGCCGTAGGAGCCGCGGACCGGCGCGCGCCAGACCGGCTCGTAGGCCGCGAGGTCCTTCAGCGTGAGCAGGCCGGGATCGGCGGTCGTGCGCGGGGCGCGCATGTCGCGGACGATGCGCTTGGCGATCGTCCCGCGGTAGAAGGCGCGCGCGCCGCCGCGCATGATCCGGCGGTAGGTCGCGGCGAGCTCCGGGTTGCGGAAGGTCGAGCCGGCCGCGGGCGGCTGGCCGCCGGGCAGCCAGAGCTGGGCGGAGGCGGGGAAGAGGGCCAGGCGCTTGGCGCTCTGCTGCGCGGCCGCGTTGAGCGACTTCGGGACGCGGAAGCCGCGCCGCGCCAGCCGCTCGGCCTCGGACATCGCCCGGCGCAGGCTGATCGTGCCGTGGCGCTCGAGCAGCGCGTCCATGCCGGCGACGACGCCCGGCACCCCGACCGTCGTGTGCCCCGTGAACTCGGTGTGCGGCCCCCGGAACTGGAAGACGCCCGGCGTGAACGCCGCGGGCGCGGTCTCGCGGAAGTCGAGCGTCTCGACCTTGCCCTCGGCGGTGCGCACCACGGCGAAGCCACCTCCGCCGATCCCGCAGCTCTGCGGCCGCGCGACGCCCAGGGCGAACACCGTCGCCGCCGCGGCGTCCACCGCGTTGCCGTGCGCCTGGAGGACGGCTCGCCCCACGCGCGCCGCCGCGTAGGACTCGGTCGCCACGACCCCACCGGGCCCGGCCTTCGCCTCCCGGAACGCCGCGCCCTGCTGCGCGGCGGCCGGGCTCGGGACGGCGATCGCCCCCGCGAGCGCCAGGCTCGCGACGGCGACGGGCAGCGACGGGCGGTGCATGGCCGCCCGTTACCCGCGGCGGCGGCGGTTGACGCTGGCGCGCCGCGCCGTCCGAGCGTCGTCGATCGACGACGCGCGGCGGCCGACATCCGGAAGACGGCTCGTGCATGTCCCACATGCACGAGGCGTCACCCAGCATCCGAGGCCGCCCGCGAACCGCTCGAGCCGGCTAGTGGACGACCGGGCGCGTGAGCGTCTTGACGAAGTCCTCGAGGTGCTGGGTGGTCCAGCACTCGAAGGCCTCGCAGTGCTGCTCGTAGGCCTTGATGACCGAGTCGCCGTAGTTCCAGTAGAGCTTGGGCTCGGGGTTGAGCCAGATCGTGCGCCCGGCCTTCTCGGCGATGGAGGCGAAGACGTCGGCGGCGGGGTCGCGGCCGTTGGTCCGCGCGTCACCCATGACGATCACGGTGGCGCGGGGGTGCAGCTCGTCCTCGACCTGCTCGCGGAACTCGCGCCAGACGCGGCCGTAGTCCGTGTAGCCCGAGACGTCGGCGACGCCCGCGTCGCGCGAGATCGCCAGCGAGACCGCCTTGAAGTCGCGCTCCTTCTCGAAGACGTCGGTGACCTCGCTGATGCGCTCGATGAAGACGAACGAGCGCATCTTGCGAAACGCGTCGTGCAGCGCGTGCAGCACGCTCAGGAAGAAGACCGAGGCGCTCGTCACCGACGTCGAGACGTCGCACAGGACGAAGACCTCGGGCCGCCGCGGCCGGACCGGGCGCTCCTTGATGACGACCGGCACGCCGCCGAACTCGAGCGACGCGCGCATCGTCTTGCGCATGTCGACGGTGGTCCGGCGCTTGTGCCCGCGCTGCTCCTGGCCCTGGGTCTTGAGCCGGCGCTTCATCTGCGCGACGACCCGGTGCACCGCCGCGAGGTCCTGCAGCGGACCGGACGGCAGCGCGCGGTCGAGCTCGTTGAGCGGCCGGGACGGCGGCAGGGCCTCCGTGCGCTCGATCTGCGCCCGCTCGAGCTCCTGGCGCAGGAGCTGCTCGAAGCGGCGGATGCCCTCCCGCGGCAGGCCCTCGCGCCGCGCGTCCTCCTGGGGCAGGTCCGGCTGGGGCTCGGCGCGCAGCTCGAGCGAGCGGCGGATGCGCTGGACGTCCACGCCGATGACGCCGCTGCCCGTGCCCTGGCGCCCGAAGGCCGCGATCGCGAGCCGCGCGAGGTCGCGCATGGCCGACTCGTCACCCGCCGCGACCGCCTCGGCGATCATCCGCCGCAGCTCGTCCATGTCGAGCTGGTCGGCGCCCTCCACGTCGACGCCGCCGCCCTCCTTGACGCCCTCCTCGATCGCCGCCAGCTCGGCGGCGCGGAAGAAGAAGCGGTCGAAGACGAGCTCGAAGATCCGGCGCGACTCGGGTGACTTGGCCAACGTCGCCGCCAGCGCCTCGCGGAAGTCCGTCCGTGACGTCCACGACACGTGCTCGAGGGCCGCGAATGCGTCGAGCAGCTCGCTCGTGCCCAGCGCGACGCCCTCGGTGCGCAGCTCGTCGCCGAAGCGCAGCACCTCGCCGGCCATCCCGCCGGTCCGGCGGCTGTGGGCGGGAGGGACCGGGGGCACGGCGACCCCCTACAGGCCCGACGGCGCGCCGAGCTTCACGCCCACGCGCTCGGCCACGACGTCGAGGTCGGTGCGGTGCTTGACGATGATCGACAGCGTCTCGGTGAAGACCTGCTGGTCGATGTCCTGCGCCCCGAGCAGCAGCAGCGCCCGGGCCCAGTCGATCGACTCCGCGATGCTCGGCGGCTTCTTGAGGTCGAGGTCGCGCACCATCGCCACGACCTCGACGAGGCGCTGCGCGACGGTCTCCGGCAGCTCCGGCGTGTGGAGCTTGACGATGGCCAGCTCGTGCTCGGCGTCCGGGTAGTCGAGCCAGAGGTACAGGCAGCGGCGCTTGAGCGCCTCGGTCAGCTCGCGCGTGTTGTTCGACGTCAGCAGCACGATCGGCTGCGTGCGCGCCTCGACGCGGCCGAGCTCCGGGATCGAGATCTGGAAGTCCGACAGGACCTCCAGCAGCATCGCCTCGAACTCCTGGTCGGTCTT
The DNA window shown above is from Conexibacter sp. SYSU D00693 and carries:
- a CDS encoding sterol desaturase family protein, giving the protein MNRSEQLKASPPMFRSPWLDRFTRVHPVVPVLLFLPAIAVLAVTGAGRVGTGEALAWAAGGYVFWTLTEYWLHRAVFHFEPEQGIGARLHWMIHGVHHDHPNDPLRLVMPPSASVPLALGFLGLFWAVLGYDVALAFGAGFLGGYLLYDMLHFHVHHHTPRTAMGRKLREWHMRHHFQDDERAFGISAPYWDWVFGTPPRSGGNRQLDEQQPA
- a CDS encoding DNA-3-methyladenine glycosylase — translated: MSAVPAPAAVAGVEVRREVVPPWPFRLPRGGMDGVLRRHGQVLERLLHVDGEPAVVRVAQPSATRVVLGARAAREDLAEEAIARMRFALGVDDDLRPFHDRFRDDPLIGASVRRRPWLRIRRRPEPFEALAWAVTEQLIETVRAFAIQRRIVRALGPTALGWDGATVLRDVPSPAAIAGCAPALLESFDLAASRSLALCRAAREVARGRVDLRDPDHERGWRRLTAIPGIGQWTVDVLALHGQGRLDVIPAGDLGYLKWIGRVQSGGDPKAVGEEADVRALFARYDGWAGLAGAHALVDASPAANVSAGPQIPPPGRNSLVSAVGSAGRSSRSLSSIQRP
- a CDS encoding ABC transporter substrate-binding protein, with the translated sequence MTRTLTAALAAVAALGLSACGEKKEASGTEAPPPAERATLMLDYLPNADHAGIYAARAAGDLRRAGVDLRLQTPSDPAAPLKLVAAGKVDFAISYEPEVLLARDKGLPVAAVGALVQKPLTSLMSVKGSGVKRVEDLRGKRVGTAGIPYQDAYLRTILREADIPSSDVETVNVGFNLVPAMLSKKVDATLGAFWNVEGVELDRRKRDPQVIRLEEVGVPEYDELVIVASTTTVRDRGKLVRRMLQGLARGHERLQDDPAVGVDALVDAEPDLERDVVEEQVRRTVPLFFPEDDQRPWGWQDPVAWERYGRWMLDNDLLDRPAEPTALTNEFLPGGGI
- a CDS encoding ABC transporter permease; this translates as MTVRGIAPLVLVALLVGAWELYAQLGSLDEFILPAPSAVAEALWTDRGLLWDDLLVTGQEVVLGLLLAIAAALALAIAMHFSAVLRAALYPLAVGTQAIPIVTIAPLLAAWFGFGMLPKLLIVALVCFFPIVVTTLDGLARVDAEQRKLLRTLGASRWQTFRFAELPAALPAALSGARIAVAIGGIAAVFAEYAGSSEGLGNQLLQSIPQLETARAWAAVVLLAALAVLCFALLGLAERRLAPWNRPRKDPLPR
- a CDS encoding ABC transporter ATP-binding protein, whose product is MATRVQAPTGGPRDSEEGVALDGVARSFGATQALAGLSLHAAPREVVAVVGPSGSGKSTLLELVCGLQEPDAGTVRAARAVLMPQRDLLLPWMDALDNAALPLRLQGAKRDAARAQAHPVMAELGLAGFERARPHELSGGMRQRVAVARTLLSGAPVLCLDEPFGALDAITRADAQAWLAGVLAREPRTVLLVTHDVEEAAVLADRIVVLSARPGRVVAELPVPGARPRHPTGQDVVAVRALALDALRGGGA
- the ggt gene encoding gamma-glutamyltransferase — translated: MHRPSLPVAVASLALAGAIAVPSPAAAQQGAAFREAKAGPGGVVATESYAAARVGRAVLQAHGNAVDAAAATVFALGVARPQSCGIGGGGFAVVRTAEGKVETLDFRETAPAAFTPGVFQFRGPHTEFTGHTTVGVPGVVAGMDALLERHGTISLRRAMSEAERLARRGFRVPKSLNAAAQQSAKRLALFPASAQLWLPGGQPPAAGSTFRNPELAATYRRIMRGGARAFYRGTIAKRIVRDMRAPRTTADPGLLTLKDLAAYEPVWRAPVRGSYGGADVFAMGPPTSGGIALVEALNVLRNDDLAGAGRLSAPTIHLVAEAQKIAFADRGAYVADPAFVPQPTAALTNPAYGLARRTEVDPTRAKSYGPGSVAGAQRRAGVDLKLEGSTTHLSVVDRRGAAVALTCTIEQEFGSAVVAPGTGFLLNNEMTDFSGPGTANEPAAGKRPRSSMSPTIVVRDGRPVLVVGGAGGARIPGGVLNVVLGMLEFGLPLDQALDAARWDAAPGTLEIEDGRVTDDVLADLQRRGHRLTQLGPYANRPRVNAAGWDAGRRTWVAAADPRTDDGALGLPGAR
- a CDS encoding VWA domain-containing protein; amino-acid sequence: MPPVPPAHSRRTGGMAGEVLRFGDELRTEGVALGTSELLDAFAALEHVSWTSRTDFREALAATLAKSPESRRIFELVFDRFFFRAAELAAIEEGVKEGGGVDVEGADQLDMDELRRMIAEAVAAGDESAMRDLARLAIAAFGRQGTGSGVIGVDVQRIRRSLELRAEPQPDLPQEDARREGLPREGIRRFEQLLRQELERAQIERTEALPPSRPLNELDRALPSGPLQDLAAVHRVVAQMKRRLKTQGQEQRGHKRRTTVDMRKTMRASLEFGGVPVVIKERPVRPRRPEVFVLCDVSTSVTSASVFFLSVLHALHDAFRKMRSFVFIERISEVTDVFEKERDFKAVSLAISRDAGVADVSGYTDYGRVWREFREQVEDELHPRATVIVMGDARTNGRDPAADVFASIAEKAGRTIWLNPEPKLYWNYGDSVIKAYEQHCEAFECWTTQHLEDFVKTLTRPVVH
- a CDS encoding MoxR family ATPase — protein: MSVAEPQSVEEVAAGLRATGYLPGASTALVSYLAARLGKPILVEGPAGVGKTELAKALSRYLDRKLVRLQCYEGLDEAKALYEWNYRKQLLRIQAEADGTGWGDVQDDIFGEEFLLERPLMTAIASEQPVVLLIDEIDKTDQEFEAMLLEVLSDFQISIPELGRVEARTQPIVLLTSNNTRELTEALKRRCLYLWLDYPDAEHELAIVKLHTPELPETVAQRLVEVVAMVRDLDLKKPPSIAESIDWARALLLLGAQDIDQQVFTETLSIIVKHRTDLDVVAERVGVKLGAPSGL